The following coding sequences lie in one Takifugu rubripes chromosome 8, fTakRub1.2, whole genome shotgun sequence genomic window:
- the LOC115250642 gene encoding sodium/calcium exchanger 1-like isoform X1 yields the protein MAPGPSGILRPSPLLFLLASCLLLLLCPGPVEAGSSEQNCSTSGDACQEGVILPMWNPQNPSVGDKVARAIVYFVALIYMFLGMSIIADRFMSSIEVITSQEKEITIKRPNGETTTATVRIWNETVSNLTLMALGSSAPEILLSVIEVCGHDFQAGSLGPSTIVGSAAFNMFVIIAICVYVVPDGETRKIKHLRVFFVTAAWSIFAYIWLYLILSVFSPGEVAVWEAVLTFLFFPLCVVQAWVADRRLLIYKYVRKRYRADKSRGIIIETEGGADGGAGGMDGGVGGGALGPGGFTKMDMLELDGQIVLNCHSGMDGGIMEDGGAKDEEDEARRDMAKTLKELKQRHPDKDMEQLIEMANYQVLMQQQKSRAFYRIQATRMMIGAGNILKKHAADQARKVVSSNETQAQEDDPHTVRFEFEPSLYQCFENCGSLKLTVGRHGGDAGVTAKVDYRTEDGTANAGSDYEFAEGTLVFKPGETVKEITVGVIDDDIFEEDEYFYVHLSNPRVVGYPEVGTTPLDASVTPKAVLGDNHTATVTIYDDDHAGIFTFESASQRVSESVGVMEVKVLRTSGARGLVAVPYRAVDGTAKGGEDYELAAGKLEFQNDETMKVIEVKIIDDEEYEKNKAFAIELGEPVLLEIGQKHGDSNENKPMVGAEEEEVAKMGCPSLGEHTQMEVVIEESYEFKRAVNELVWRVDKNTVDKLIKKTNLALVVGSSSWREQFVSAVTVSAGDDDDEESGEERLPSCFDYIMHFLTVFWKVLFAFVPPTEYWNGWACFFVSISLIGVLTAVTGDLASHFGCTVGLKDSVTAVVFVALGTSVPDTFASKVAAIQDQYADASIGNVTGSNAVNVFLGIGVAWTIAAVAWRTKGKTFTVDPGNLAFSVGLFTALAVVCVITLLYRRRASVAGGELGGPRTSKMLTSLLFVTLWLIYILLASLEAYCHLPMF from the exons ATGGCGCCAGGGCCCTCCGGCATCCTCCGACCCtcacccctcctcttcctcctggcctcctgcctcctcctgctgttgtgtCCCGGCCCCGTGGAGGCAGGATCCTCCGAGCAGAACTGCTCCACCAGCGGAGACGCGTGTCAGGAAG GAGTAATACTGCCCATGTGGAACCCCCAGAACCCGTCCGTAGGGGATAAGGTGGCCCGGGCCATCGTTTACTTTGTTGCGCTCATCTACATGTTCCTGGGCATGAGCATCATTGCTGATCGATTCATGTCTTCCATCGAG gTCATAACCTCCCAGGAAAAGGAAATCACCATAAAAAGGCCCAACGGCGAAACCACGACGGCGACCGTCAGGATCTGGAACGAGACCGTCTCCAACCTCACCCTCATGGCTTTGGGTTCCAGCGCCCCCGAGATCCTGCTGTCTGTTATCGAG GTGTGTGGTCACGACTTCCAGGCGGGCTCCTTGGGGCCCAGCACCATTGTGGGCAGCGCCGCTTTCAACATGTTCGTCATCATCGCCATCTGCGTCTACGTGGTCCCCGACGGGGAGACGCGCAAGATCAAGCACCTGCGGGTGTTCTTCGTCACGGCGGCGTGGAGCATTTTCGCGTACATCTGGTTGTACCTGATTCTGAGCGTGTTTTCCCCTGGAGAGGTGGCG GTCTGGGAGGCGGTGCtgaccttcctcttcttccccctctgcGTGGTCCAGGCCTGGGTGGCCGACCGCCGGCTCCTCATCTACAAGTATGTGCGCAAGCGCTACCGCGCCGACAAGTCCCGCGGCATCATCATCGAGACGGAGGGGGGAGCTGACGGAGGGGCGGGAGGCATGGACGGCGGGGTCGGTGGAGGGGCGCTTGGTCCCGGGGGCTTCACGAAGATGGACATGCTGGAGCTGGATGGACAGATCGTGCTAAACTGTCACAgcgggatggacggggggattATGGAGGATGGCGGCGCcaaggatgaggaagacgagGCCCGGAGGGACATGGCGAAGACACTGAAGGAGCTTAAGCAGAGGCACCCGGATAAAGACATGGAGCAGCTAATTGAGATGGCTAACTATCAG gttctgatgcagcagcagaagagccgAGCGTTTTACAGGATCCAGGCGACCAGGATGATGATTGGAGCCGGGAACATCCTGAAGAAGCACGCTGCCGATCAGGCTCGCAAG GTGGTGAGCAGCAACGAAACCCAGGCCCAGGAGGACGACCCCCACACCGTCAGGTTCGAGTTTGAACCCTCTCTGTACCAGTGCTTCGAAAACTGCGGCTCCCTGAAACTGACCGTCGGCAGACACGGAGGGGACGCCGGAGTTACAGCTAAG GTGGATTATCGCACAGAGGACGGCACCGCCAACGCAGGGTCGGATTACGAGTTCGCCGAGGGGACCTTGGTGTTCAAGCCTGGTGAGACGGTTAAAG AGATCACAGTTGGGGTGATCGATGACGACATTTTCGAGGAGGATGAGTACTTCTACGTCCACCTTAGCAACCCGCGAGTGGTGGGATACCCCGAGGTAGGCACCACCCCGCTGGACGCCAGTGTCACCCCTAAGGCCGTGCTGGGGGACAACCACACGGCAACGGTGACCATCTATGACGACGATCACGCAG GTATCTTCACCTTTGAGAGTGCCAGCCAGAGGGTGAGCGAGAGCGTTGGCgtgatggaggtgaaggtgcTCAGGACTTCGGGGGCCAGAGGCCTGGTGGCTGTCCCTTACCGCGCTGTGGACGGCACCGCCAAAGGCGGGGAGGACTACGAGCTGGCCGCCGGGAAGCTGGAGTTTCAGAACGACGAGACGAT GAAGGTGATCGAGGTGAAAATCATCGATGATGAAGAGTACGAGAAGAACAAGGCCTTCGCCATCGAGCTGGGGGAGCCGGTGCTGCTGGAGATCGGGCAGAAACATG GTGACTCCAACGAGAACAAGCCGATGgtgggagcagaagaagaggaggtggccAAGATGGGCTGTCCGAGCCTGGGGGAACACACCCAGATGGAGGTGGTGATCGAGGAGTCCTACGAATTCAAG AGGGCAGTAAACGAGCTCGTTTGGAGAGTCGACAAG aaCACAGTAGATAAGTTGATCAAGAAGACCAACCTGGCTCTGGTGGtggggagcagcagctggagggagCAGTTCGTCAGCGCCGTCACCGTCAGTGCAG gcgacgacgacgacgaggaGAGCGGCGAGGAGCGCCTGCCGTCCTGCTTCGACTACATCATGCACTTCCTCACcgtcttctggaaggttctgttcGCCTTCGTCCCGCCCACCGAGTACTGGAACGGCTGGGCCTGCTTCTTCGTCTCCATATCCCTGATCGGCGTGCTGACGGCCGTCACCGGCGACCTGGCCTCGCACTTCGGCTGCACGGTCGGGCTGAAGGACTCGGTGACGGCCGTGGTGTTCGTGGCGCTCGGAACGTCAGTCCCGG ACACCTTCGCGAGCAAGGTCGCCGCCATCCAGGACCAGTACGCCGACGCCTCCATCGGCAACGTCACCGGCTCCAACGCCGTCAACGTCTTCCTCGGCATCGGCGTGGCTTGGACCATCGCGGCCGTCGCGTGGCGCACCAAGGGCAAGACCTTCACGGTGGACCCGGGGAACCTGGCCTTCTCCGTGGGCCTCTTCACGGCCCTGGCCGTGGTGTGCGTCATCACACTCCTGTACCGGCGCCGTGCGTCTGTTGCCGGCGGCGAGCTGGGCGGGCCACGAACTAGCAAGATGCTAACGTCGCTCCTCTTCGTGACGCTGTGGCTCATTTATATCCTCCTGGCGTCCCTGGAGGCCTACTGCCACCTACCAATGTTTTAA
- the LOC115250642 gene encoding sodium/calcium exchanger 1-like isoform X2, giving the protein MAPGPSGILRPSPLLFLLASCLLLLLCPGPVEAGSSEQNCSTSGDACQEGVILPMWNPQNPSVGDKVARAIVYFVALIYMFLGMSIIADRFMSSIEVITSQEKEITIKRPNGETTTATVRIWNETVSNLTLMALGSSAPEILLSVIEVCGHDFQAGSLGPSTIVGSAAFNMFVIIAICVYVVPDGETRKIKHLRVFFVTAAWSIFAYIWLYLILSVFSPGEVAVWEAVLTFLFFPLCVVQAWVADRRLLIYKYVRKRYRADKSRGIIIETEGGADGGAGGMDGGVGGGALGPGGFTKMDMLELDGQIVLNCHSGMDGGIMEDGGAKDEEDEARRDMAKTLKELKQRHPDKDMEQLIEMANYQVLMQQQKSRAFYRIQATRMMIGAGNILKKHAADQARKVVSSNETQAQEDDPHTVRFEFEPSLYQCFENCGSLKLTVGRHGGDAGVTAKVDYRTEDGTANAGSDYEFAEGTLVFKPGETVKEITVGVIDDDIFEEDEYFYVHLSNPRVVGYPEVGTTPLDASVTPKAVLGDNHTATVTIYDDDHAGIFTFESASQRVSESVGVMEVKVLRTSGARGLVAVPYRAVDGTAKGGEDYELAAGKLEFQNDETMKVIEVKIIDDEEYEKNKAFAIELGEPVLLEIGQKHGDSNENKPMVGAEEEEVAKMGCPSLGEHTQMEVVIEESYEFKNTVDKLIKKTNLALVVGSSSWREQFVSAVTVSAGDDDDEESGEERLPSCFDYIMHFLTVFWKVLFAFVPPTEYWNGWACFFVSISLIGVLTAVTGDLASHFGCTVGLKDSVTAVVFVALGTSVPDTFASKVAAIQDQYADASIGNVTGSNAVNVFLGIGVAWTIAAVAWRTKGKTFTVDPGNLAFSVGLFTALAVVCVITLLYRRRASVAGGELGGPRTSKMLTSLLFVTLWLIYILLASLEAYCHLPMF; this is encoded by the exons ATGGCGCCAGGGCCCTCCGGCATCCTCCGACCCtcacccctcctcttcctcctggcctcctgcctcctcctgctgttgtgtCCCGGCCCCGTGGAGGCAGGATCCTCCGAGCAGAACTGCTCCACCAGCGGAGACGCGTGTCAGGAAG GAGTAATACTGCCCATGTGGAACCCCCAGAACCCGTCCGTAGGGGATAAGGTGGCCCGGGCCATCGTTTACTTTGTTGCGCTCATCTACATGTTCCTGGGCATGAGCATCATTGCTGATCGATTCATGTCTTCCATCGAG gTCATAACCTCCCAGGAAAAGGAAATCACCATAAAAAGGCCCAACGGCGAAACCACGACGGCGACCGTCAGGATCTGGAACGAGACCGTCTCCAACCTCACCCTCATGGCTTTGGGTTCCAGCGCCCCCGAGATCCTGCTGTCTGTTATCGAG GTGTGTGGTCACGACTTCCAGGCGGGCTCCTTGGGGCCCAGCACCATTGTGGGCAGCGCCGCTTTCAACATGTTCGTCATCATCGCCATCTGCGTCTACGTGGTCCCCGACGGGGAGACGCGCAAGATCAAGCACCTGCGGGTGTTCTTCGTCACGGCGGCGTGGAGCATTTTCGCGTACATCTGGTTGTACCTGATTCTGAGCGTGTTTTCCCCTGGAGAGGTGGCG GTCTGGGAGGCGGTGCtgaccttcctcttcttccccctctgcGTGGTCCAGGCCTGGGTGGCCGACCGCCGGCTCCTCATCTACAAGTATGTGCGCAAGCGCTACCGCGCCGACAAGTCCCGCGGCATCATCATCGAGACGGAGGGGGGAGCTGACGGAGGGGCGGGAGGCATGGACGGCGGGGTCGGTGGAGGGGCGCTTGGTCCCGGGGGCTTCACGAAGATGGACATGCTGGAGCTGGATGGACAGATCGTGCTAAACTGTCACAgcgggatggacggggggattATGGAGGATGGCGGCGCcaaggatgaggaagacgagGCCCGGAGGGACATGGCGAAGACACTGAAGGAGCTTAAGCAGAGGCACCCGGATAAAGACATGGAGCAGCTAATTGAGATGGCTAACTATCAG gttctgatgcagcagcagaagagccgAGCGTTTTACAGGATCCAGGCGACCAGGATGATGATTGGAGCCGGGAACATCCTGAAGAAGCACGCTGCCGATCAGGCTCGCAAG GTGGTGAGCAGCAACGAAACCCAGGCCCAGGAGGACGACCCCCACACCGTCAGGTTCGAGTTTGAACCCTCTCTGTACCAGTGCTTCGAAAACTGCGGCTCCCTGAAACTGACCGTCGGCAGACACGGAGGGGACGCCGGAGTTACAGCTAAG GTGGATTATCGCACAGAGGACGGCACCGCCAACGCAGGGTCGGATTACGAGTTCGCCGAGGGGACCTTGGTGTTCAAGCCTGGTGAGACGGTTAAAG AGATCACAGTTGGGGTGATCGATGACGACATTTTCGAGGAGGATGAGTACTTCTACGTCCACCTTAGCAACCCGCGAGTGGTGGGATACCCCGAGGTAGGCACCACCCCGCTGGACGCCAGTGTCACCCCTAAGGCCGTGCTGGGGGACAACCACACGGCAACGGTGACCATCTATGACGACGATCACGCAG GTATCTTCACCTTTGAGAGTGCCAGCCAGAGGGTGAGCGAGAGCGTTGGCgtgatggaggtgaaggtgcTCAGGACTTCGGGGGCCAGAGGCCTGGTGGCTGTCCCTTACCGCGCTGTGGACGGCACCGCCAAAGGCGGGGAGGACTACGAGCTGGCCGCCGGGAAGCTGGAGTTTCAGAACGACGAGACGAT GAAGGTGATCGAGGTGAAAATCATCGATGATGAAGAGTACGAGAAGAACAAGGCCTTCGCCATCGAGCTGGGGGAGCCGGTGCTGCTGGAGATCGGGCAGAAACATG GTGACTCCAACGAGAACAAGCCGATGgtgggagcagaagaagaggaggtggccAAGATGGGCTGTCCGAGCCTGGGGGAACACACCCAGATGGAGGTGGTGATCGAGGAGTCCTACGAATTCAAG aaCACAGTAGATAAGTTGATCAAGAAGACCAACCTGGCTCTGGTGGtggggagcagcagctggagggagCAGTTCGTCAGCGCCGTCACCGTCAGTGCAG gcgacgacgacgacgaggaGAGCGGCGAGGAGCGCCTGCCGTCCTGCTTCGACTACATCATGCACTTCCTCACcgtcttctggaaggttctgttcGCCTTCGTCCCGCCCACCGAGTACTGGAACGGCTGGGCCTGCTTCTTCGTCTCCATATCCCTGATCGGCGTGCTGACGGCCGTCACCGGCGACCTGGCCTCGCACTTCGGCTGCACGGTCGGGCTGAAGGACTCGGTGACGGCCGTGGTGTTCGTGGCGCTCGGAACGTCAGTCCCGG ACACCTTCGCGAGCAAGGTCGCCGCCATCCAGGACCAGTACGCCGACGCCTCCATCGGCAACGTCACCGGCTCCAACGCCGTCAACGTCTTCCTCGGCATCGGCGTGGCTTGGACCATCGCGGCCGTCGCGTGGCGCACCAAGGGCAAGACCTTCACGGTGGACCCGGGGAACCTGGCCTTCTCCGTGGGCCTCTTCACGGCCCTGGCCGTGGTGTGCGTCATCACACTCCTGTACCGGCGCCGTGCGTCTGTTGCCGGCGGCGAGCTGGGCGGGCCACGAACTAGCAAGATGCTAACGTCGCTCCTCTTCGTGACGCTGTGGCTCATTTATATCCTCCTGGCGTCCCTGGAGGCCTACTGCCACCTACCAATGTTTTAA